A stretch of DNA from Rhizobacter sp.:
TTGGTGACGGGCACGAAGGTGACGCTGCCGCGCACGAGCTTCAGCGTGCCGCTGTCGAACTCGGGCAGGATGCGCTCGATGGCGCGGGTGCCGCAGGTTTCGTTGCCGTGCACGGCGCCGAGCACGATCAGGCGCTTGCCGGGTTGCAGCGCGCGGAAGCTGTGGGTGCGCAGGGTGTTCTGGTTCATGGGGTGATTCCTTCGCCGGGCGTCGTCGACGCGTCCGGGCTCCAGCTGCCGGTGCGCTTGCGCGTCTGCGCTTCTTCGCGCTCCTTGGCCCAGAGTTGCTCCAATTGTTGGCGCCCCTGTTTGGCCACGGCGATGAGCTGGTCTTCGTTCTCGCGGTGCTGGCGCATCTCTTCGAGCAGCTCGATGCTGTGCTTGCGGAAACGCAGTGCGAGGTTGCGCGCCTGGTGCGGCTGCCAGCCGAGGAGTTCGAGCACGCTGCGCCCGCTCATCAGCGCCGAGTCGAGCGTCTCGCGTTCGATCAGCGTCACGCCGCGCTCACGCAGGCCGTAGTAGTGCGTCACGTTGCGCGCGCGGGCCACGATGTGCAGGTGCGGGAAATGCTCCCGAGCCATGTCGACGACCTTGAGGCTCTGCTCCACGTCGTCGATGGCGACCACCAGCACGTGGGCCTGGTCGGCCCCGGCGGTGCGCATCAGGTCGAGCCGGGTCGCGTCGCCATAGAAGGCCGGCCAGCCGAAGCGGCGCACGCCTTCGACCTGCTCGGCGTCGTGGTCGAGCACGGTGGCCGAGATGCCGTTGGCGAAGATGAGCCGGCCGACGATCTGCCCGTAGCGGCCGAAGCCCGCGATGATCACCGGCGCGTGTTGAGGCTCGTGGATCTCGTCCATCTGCGCCTGCTGTTTGTGCTTGGCGAGCAGTGGAATCCACCACTTGTCGGCAGCCACCAGCAGCAGTGGCGTGAGCAGCATCGAGATGGCTACCGCGGCGACGAGCAGCGAGGAGGTCGGGTCATCGATGACCTTGGCTTGCGCGGCCGTCTGGAACACCACGAAGCCGAACTCGCCACCCTGCGCCAGCAGGATGATGAACACCGGCCGCTCCGGTTTGGGCAGTGGCATCGCACGCCCCATGCCCCAGAGCACGCCTGCCTTCAGCACCAGGAACGCGAGCACGATGGCGGCGATCAAGAACGGCTGCTGCATCACGACCATGAAGTCGATGCTCATGCCCACCGCGATGAAAAAGAGCCCGAGCAGCAGGCCCTTGAAGGGCTCGATGTCGGTCTCCAACTCGCGGCGGTATTCGCTCTCGGCCAACAGCACACCGGCCAGGAAGGCGCCGAGGGCCATCGACAAGCCCACCACCTGCATCAGCGCAGCGGTGGCCACCACGAGCAGCAACGACGCGGCGGTGAAGATCTCGGGGGTGTCGCTGCGGGCGATCCAGCGCAGGGCGGGGCGCAGCAGCAAACGGCCGCCGAGCACGATGGTGGCGATCACGCCCACGGCCTTGAGCGCGCCGAGCCAGGCGTTGCCATCGGTGTGGCCGGTGCTGGCCGCCAGCAAGGGCACGAGCGCGAGGATGGGGATGGCCGCGATGTCTTGCAGCAGCGCCACGCTCAGGAGGCTTTGCCCGCCGGTGGTGGCCATGAGGTTGCGCTCGGCCAGCACGCCCAGGCCGATGGCGGTCGAGGACATGCCCAGGCCCAGCGCGGCCACCAGTGCGATCTGCCACG
This window harbors:
- the kefC gene encoding glutathione-regulated potassium-efflux system protein KefC, translated to MEHGGWLTGSLIYLAAAVLAVPIAKKLGLGSIIGYLAAGIAIGPWGLRLVTDPQDMLHFAEFGVVLMLFLVGLELEPRRLWSLRKPIFGWGSVQLFGSAALLFAVAAAAGVTWQIALVAALGLGMSSTAIGLGVLAERNLMATTGGQSLLSVALLQDIAAIPILALVPLLAASTGHTDGNAWLGALKAVGVIATIVLGGRLLLRPALRWIARSDTPEIFTAASLLLVVATAALMQVVGLSMALGAFLAGVLLAESEYRRELETDIEPFKGLLLGLFFIAVGMSIDFMVVMQQPFLIAAIVLAFLVLKAGVLWGMGRAMPLPKPERPVFIILLAQGGEFGFVVFQTAAQAKVIDDPTSSLLVAAVAISMLLTPLLLVAADKWWIPLLAKHKQQAQMDEIHEPQHAPVIIAGFGRYGQIVGRLIFANGISATVLDHDAEQVEGVRRFGWPAFYGDATRLDLMRTAGADQAHVLVVAIDDVEQSLKVVDMAREHFPHLHIVARARNVTHYYGLRERGVTLIERETLDSALMSGRSVLELLGWQPHQARNLALRFRKHSIELLEEMRQHRENEDQLIAVAKQGRQQLEQLWAKEREEAQTRKRTGSWSPDASTTPGEGITP